From a single Fusobacterium pseudoperiodonticum genomic region:
- a CDS encoding 3'-5' exonuclease: MSNFIFSNEQKSIFEYDKNDVIQVNGSPGSGKTLVAIKKAILLAEKYNKKVLFLYYNKSLGYEIRRLFGTFDEYSLLKNKIVIDHIDNYIKNCLTSPALREKLKEIKGRKNKYPKNKFDRESRMSLAIDEYKKHNKNSSFYRMDRDFLLSEIDWLRNCDFTKEEYLKNKRLERGSLKKIDLSQKQEVLDILGYYRKVENEVEYFQDYHDYMISALYYLRRKDLFLDEQNYFDHIIIDEAQDFSKLHLEFIKLISNIDNNTESSITFFMDINQTINIEKAWCLNNERNLEDANFEIKEENVLYLNRCYRNVEEIYSAAEKLLDNNCYKSNNISIDERGIKPLRLKSRTLEEEINNVITIIDILVNKYQYEYSDFTIISQFTTNLEEKLKNKFPITTKNENSNSINLTTFYSAKGIESKVVFILGLNDEYFPSKKIFPLKSNDEIIEEGKKLLFVAMTRATELLFLSSLYKESPIFSFFGEDDFINLDFENNNFDIIFGRELSTNENITTENESKRYDIIKEIKEIEQRLISELQSLRKETLSKFEDLKKGGNTKQEEVDTEKKDKEEPKIIENLINPEKIEKDIEDKFPRANKTTQNELVDAEINYINIDNQPILKKRNLKYCSVAYIIALEGELRDYYSKMCNAKIITDEFEDNVTLGRLLIKLQQNMVFKNLVDEFYKRGLLDLRNESLHVHVDKERFINFEKLKEVRKDIMDNFLRRFIQAFYTLKIQNKDNNDLKTSIINAKMLKKLGKVEITNKTKEYKGSYTCLLEDINGQEITAVTNRTYQFEKFYKFICEDCCIAGQNYKKIIDTQK; encoded by the coding sequence ATGTCAAATTTTATTTTTTCAAATGAACAAAAAAGTATTTTTGAATACGACAAAAATGATGTAATTCAAGTAAATGGGAGCCCTGGAAGTGGAAAAACTTTAGTTGCAATTAAAAAAGCTATTCTTTTAGCAGAAAAATATAATAAAAAAGTTTTATTTCTTTATTATAATAAAAGTTTAGGCTATGAAATTAGAAGATTATTTGGAACTTTTGATGAATATTCTTTATTAAAAAATAAGATAGTTATTGATCATATAGATAATTATATAAAAAATTGCCTAACTAGTCCTGCTTTGAGAGAAAAATTGAAAGAAATAAAAGGAAGAAAAAATAAATATCCAAAAAATAAATTTGATAGAGAAAGTAGAATGTCACTTGCTATAGATGAATACAAAAAACATAATAAGAACTCTTCTTTTTATAGAATGGATAGAGATTTTTTATTATCTGAAATTGATTGGTTAAGAAATTGTGATTTTACTAAAGAAGAATATTTAAAGAATAAAAGACTAGAAAGAGGTAGTCTAAAAAAAATAGATTTATCTCAAAAGCAAGAGGTATTAGATATTTTAGGTTATTATAGAAAAGTTGAAAATGAAGTAGAATACTTTCAAGACTATCATGATTATATGATTTCTGCCTTATATTATTTAAGAAGAAAAGATCTTTTTCTTGATGAGCAAAATTATTTTGACCATATAATTATTGATGAAGCACAAGATTTTTCAAAATTACATTTAGAATTTATTAAGTTGATTTCTAATATTGATAATAATACAGAATCTTCAATTACATTTTTTATGGATATCAATCAAACAATTAATATCGAAAAAGCATGGTGCTTAAATAATGAAAGAAACCTAGAAGATGCTAACTTTGAAATCAAAGAAGAAAATGTTTTATATTTAAATAGATGTTATAGAAATGTTGAGGAAATTTATTCTGCTGCAGAAAAATTATTAGATAATAATTGCTATAAGAGTAATAATATTTCAATTGATGAAAGAGGAATAAAGCCTTTAAGATTGAAATCAAGAACTTTGGAAGAAGAAATTAATAATGTTATTACTATAATTGATATTCTTGTTAATAAATATCAATATGAATATAGTGATTTTACAATAATTTCTCAATTTACTACAAATTTAGAAGAAAAGCTTAAAAATAAATTTCCAATAACTACAAAAAATGAAAATAGTAATTCTATTAATTTAACAACTTTTTATTCTGCAAAAGGAATAGAAAGTAAAGTTGTTTTTATCTTAGGTTTAAATGATGAATATTTTCCAAGTAAGAAAATTTTCCCATTAAAGAGCAATGATGAAATAATAGAGGAAGGGAAGAAATTATTGTTTGTTGCTATGACAAGGGCAACTGAACTTTTATTTTTATCTTCTTTATATAAAGAAAGTCCTATTTTTTCATTCTTTGGTGAAGATGACTTTATAAACTTAGATTTTGAAAATAATAATTTCGATATTATTTTTGGAAGAGAGTTATCAACTAATGAAAATATAACAACTGAAAATGAAAGTAAAAGATATGATATTATCAAAGAAATAAAAGAAATTGAACAGAGGCTTATATCTGAATTACAAAGTTTAAGAAAAGAAACTTTATCAAAATTTGAAGATTTAAAAAAAGGAGGGAACACTAAGCAAGAAGAAGTAGATACAGAGAAAAAAGATAAAGAAGAACCTAAAATAATTGAAAATTTAATTAATCCTGAAAAAATTGAGAAAGATATTGAAGATAAATTTCCAAGGGCTAATAAAACAACTCAAAATGAATTAGTTGATGCTGAAATAAATTATATTAATATTGATAATCAACCAATATTAAAAAAGAGAAATTTAAAATATTGTTCAGTAGCTTATATAATTGCTCTTGAAGGAGAATTAAGAGATTATTATTCTAAAATGTGCAATGCTAAAATAATTACAGATGAATTTGAGGACAATGTTACATTAGGGAGACTTTTAATTAAATTACAACAAAATATGGTTTTTAAGAATTTAGTAGATGAATTTTACAAAAGAGGTTTATTAGATTTAAGAAATGAATCTTTACATGTTCATGTAGATAAAGAAAGATTTATTAATTTTGAAAAATTAAAAGAAGTTAGAAAAGATATTATGGATAATTTTTTAAGAAGATTTATACAGGCTTTTTATACTTTAAAAATACAAAATAAAGATAATAATGATTTAAAAACTTCTATTATTAATGCAAAAATGTTAAAAAAATTGGGTAAAGTAGAAATAACTAATAAAACTAAAGAGTATAAAGGATCTTATACTTGTTTATTAGAAGATATAAATGGTCAGGAAATAACAGCAGTTACGAATCGTACTTATCAATTTGAAAAATTCTATAAATTTATATGTGAAGATTGTTGTATAGCTGGGCAAAATTATAAAAAAATAATAGATACTCAAAAATAA
- a CDS encoding UvrD-helicase domain-containing protein, which produces MSEIILSNEQISVARYPENGVIRVNGGPGSGKTLVAVKRAIFLAKDYKYAEKDDKILFLFYNKSLKKTIKNLFEAEKDYENVKDKIEFESIDSFFVREYLNKNNHEFFEYLKKANNDKNFVRTFMKERKERIEKILIAKKEELKKFSPEDAEFVLSEIDWLRNCCYMKKEEYLEITRYGRGNQKKLQKEEKEEIYRILNLYRGGKKDTLRYTDFYDIAFLFLFYFEKEENRNKVKKYNHVIVDEAQDLSKIHFRFINLICEISKTSGNTISLFMDKNQSIYPEQAWIFGNRTLKQVGININKSFTLNRAYRNVKEIFDVAKKLNPEIEVGDIPDTKNQNLTLTFSVDRGIKPFFIKYSDSEDRLNNLCKDIKTLVNEFNYKYDDISIISLKDQSIKDIKSSLQKEHISYVSKNEIGEGINITTYHSAKGTENKVIFIPNIDELNADELTDLYPDKTREEILDELKKLLYIGMTRATEVLIVSSLKIELSEYQKKLLEVFDFENDFINIDTDSNDFYSVFNKEINKNENIEKNHSKFFEIKEVVEEEKASDTAIQKEIENLKPDKNEKSIDNKEIENEIETKFPSAHKSTKIGLLKAEKLFLRADKNDDYFGSESFEYLKSLECEIRTYYATIQEKVLNESYSKSEKLYTILNKLKDYSEFKTPVHECYKHKVFNERNDLAHDYSDYTYNDLLETRELVKEKLLPKFIKAFKKFKTNKGIDEFIIIGKLETSYNKIDIKKKKYYTYYIKDEINNTEFPALSENRYEQNINYKLIVNKLMLKGNEYYRILEANNFRD; this is translated from the coding sequence ATGAGTGAAATAATTTTATCTAATGAACAGATATCTGTTGCTAGATATCCAGAAAATGGAGTTATTCGGGTTAATGGGGGACCTGGTAGCGGAAAAACTTTGGTTGCTGTAAAAAGAGCTATCTTTTTAGCTAAAGATTATAAATATGCCGAAAAAGATGATAAAATCTTATTTCTTTTTTATAATAAAAGTTTAAAGAAAACTATCAAGAATTTATTTGAAGCAGAGAAAGATTATGAAAATGTAAAAGATAAAATAGAATTTGAAAGTATTGATAGTTTTTTTGTTAGAGAGTATTTAAATAAAAATAATCATGAATTTTTTGAATATTTAAAAAAAGCTAACAATGATAAAAATTTTGTAAGAACTTTTATGAAAGAAAGAAAAGAGAGAATTGAAAAGATTTTAATTGCTAAAAAAGAAGAATTAAAAAAATTTTCTCCAGAAGATGCTGAATTTGTTTTGAGTGAAATAGATTGGCTTAGAAATTGTTGCTATATGAAAAAAGAAGAATATCTTGAAATTACAAGATATGGTAGAGGAAATCAAAAAAAATTACAAAAAGAAGAGAAAGAAGAAATTTATAGAATTCTGAATTTATATAGAGGTGGGAAAAAAGACACATTGAGATACACAGATTTTTATGATATTGCTTTCTTATTCCTATTTTATTTTGAAAAAGAAGAAAATAGAAATAAAGTAAAAAAGTATAATCATGTCATAGTAGACGAGGCTCAAGATTTATCAAAAATTCACTTTAGATTTATAAATTTAATTTGTGAAATTTCAAAAACTTCTGGAAATACAATATCTTTATTTATGGATAAAAATCAAAGTATATATCCTGAACAAGCTTGGATATTTGGAAATAGAACTTTAAAACAAGTAGGTATCAACATAAATAAAAGCTTTACTTTAAACAGAGCATACAGAAATGTAAAAGAAATTTTTGATGTGGCTAAAAAACTTAATCCTGAAATTGAAGTTGGAGATATTCCTGATACTAAAAATCAAAATTTAACTTTAACTTTTAGTGTAGACAGAGGAATTAAGCCATTTTTTATTAAATATTCTGATTCAGAAGATAGACTTAATAACTTATGTAAAGATATTAAAACTTTAGTAAATGAGTTTAATTATAAGTATGATGATATTTCAATTATAAGTTTAAAAGACCAAAGTATAAAAGATATAAAAAGTTCCTTACAGAAAGAACATATAAGTTATGTAAGTAAAAATGAAATTGGTGAAGGAATTAATATTACAACTTACCATTCAGCAAAAGGAACTGAAAATAAAGTAATTTTTATCCCTAATATAGATGAGCTTAATGCAGATGAATTAACTGACTTATATCCAGATAAAACAAGAGAAGAAATTTTAGATGAACTTAAAAAACTATTATATATTGGTATGACAAGAGCAACAGAGGTTTTAATAGTCTCTTCTTTAAAAATTGAGCTATCAGAATATCAAAAAAAATTATTAGAAGTTTTTGATTTTGAAAATGACTTTATCAATATAGACACAGATTCTAATGACTTCTATAGTGTTTTTAATAAGGAAATAAATAAAAATGAGAATATAGAGAAAAATCATAGTAAATTTTTTGAAATAAAGGAAGTTGTAGAAGAAGAAAAAGCTAGTGATACAGCTATACAAAAAGAAATAGAAAATTTAAAACCTGATAAAAATGAAAAAAGTATAGATAATAAAGAAATTGAGAATGAAATAGAAACAAAATTTCCTTCAGCACATAAATCAACTAAAATAGGTTTACTAAAAGCTGAAAAACTTTTTTTAAGAGCTGATAAAAACGATGATTATTTTGGAAGTGAAAGTTTTGAGTATTTGAAATCTCTTGAATGCGAGATAAGAACTTATTATGCTACCATTCAGGAAAAAGTTTTAAATGAATCTTACAGTAAAAGTGAGAAACTTTATACTATTCTAAATAAATTAAAAGACTATAGTGAATTTAAAACTCCAGTCCATGAATGTTATAAACATAAAGTTTTCAATGAAAGAAATGATTTAGCCCATGATTATAGTGATTACACTTATAATGATTTACTTGAAACTAGAGAATTAGTTAAAGAAAAGCTGCTTCCTAAATTTATAAAAGCATTTAAAAAATTTAAAACAAATAAAGGAATAGATGAATTTATTATTATAGGAAAGCTTGAAACTTCTTACAATAAAATTGATATAAAGAAAAAGAAATATTATACTTATTACATAAAAGATGAAATAAATAATACTGAATTTCCTGCTCTATCTGAAAATAGGTATGAACAAAATATAAATTACAAATTAATTGTTAATAAATTAATGTTAAAAGGTAATGAATACTATAGAATTCTTGAAGCAAATAATTTTAGGGATTAA
- a CDS encoding bifunctional glycosyltransferase family 2/GtrA family protein has product MKKTLVLIPALNPPKQLIDYVKSLLDNNLKDILLVDDGSKEEFKEIFETIEKFPDANIKVFRHAKNFGKGRALKNAFNYFLTLPNLDEYNGVVTADSDGQHRVEDVIKLAKEVEENPDTLILGCRDFDLEQVPPKSKFGNKITNGAFKLFYGKNISDTQTGLRGFPTAIIKDFLDIAGERFEYETKMLIFCFQKEIPIKEVVIETIYFDDNSETHFNPIIDSIKIYKVTLSPFLKYIASAVSSFILDILSFKWILALLLAFRNIEGAAVITIATVVARIISSTFNFYLNKKFVFKYEKNTKKSLLKYYSLCAVQMLISAFFVTLVWKHTKYPETSIKIVVDSILFLLSYFIQQRWVFKRK; this is encoded by the coding sequence ATGAAAAAAACTTTAGTATTAATACCGGCTTTAAATCCGCCAAAACAATTAATCGATTATGTTAAATCTTTATTAGATAATAATTTAAAAGATATTCTTTTAGTTGATGATGGAAGTAAGGAGGAATTTAAGGAAATATTTGAAACAATAGAAAAGTTTCCAGATGCAAACATAAAAGTATTTAGACATGCTAAAAACTTTGGTAAAGGAAGAGCATTAAAAAATGCTTTCAACTATTTTTTAACTTTACCTAACTTAGATGAGTATAATGGAGTAGTTACAGCTGATTCTGATGGACAACATAGAGTTGAAGATGTTATAAAACTTGCAAAGGAAGTCGAAGAAAATCCTGATACATTAATTCTAGGTTGTAGAGACTTTGACTTGGAACAAGTTCCACCTAAAAGTAAATTTGGTAACAAAATTACAAATGGAGCTTTTAAATTATTCTATGGAAAGAACATTTCAGATACTCAGACAGGTTTGAGAGGTTTTCCAACTGCTATCATTAAAGATTTTCTAGATATAGCTGGTGAAAGATTTGAATATGAAACAAAGATGTTAATTTTTTGTTTCCAAAAAGAAATTCCTATAAAGGAAGTTGTGATTGAAACTATATACTTCGATGATAATTCAGAAACACATTTTAATCCAATAATAGACTCAATAAAAATATACAAAGTAACTTTATCACCATTTTTAAAATATATAGCTTCTGCTGTTTCATCATTTATTTTAGATATACTATCTTTTAAATGGATTTTAGCTTTATTATTAGCTTTCAGAAATATAGAGGGAGCAGCAGTTATAACTATTGCAACAGTAGTTGCAAGAATAATATCTTCAACTTTTAATTTTTATTTAAACAAAAAATTTGTTTTTAAATATGAGAAAAATACTAAAAAATCTCTTTTAAAATACTATAGTCTTTGTGCTGTACAAATGTTAATATCAGCTTTCTTTGTTACTTTAGTTTGGAAACATACTAAATATCCTGAAACAAGTATCAAAATAGTTGTGGATAGTATTTTATTCTTATTAAGTTATTTTATTCAACAAAGATGGGTATTTAAAAGAAAATAA
- a CDS encoding type II toxin-antitoxin system death-on-curing family toxin: MIILSKEQILNLHSQLINKFGGIDGVRDDGLLESALNNAYGVYFGLENYPTVEEKAARLAYSLTKNHPFLDGNKRIGVLIMLVFLEINKIELTCNDDELTDLGLKIAASLKTYEEILEFINIHKRNI; this comes from the coding sequence ATGATTATATTATCTAAAGAACAAATTTTAAATCTACATTCTCAATTAATTAATAAATTTGGTGGTATTGATGGTGTAAGAGACGATGGACTTTTAGAAAGTGCTTTAAATAATGCTTATGGTGTATATTTTGGACTAGAAAATTATCCTACTGTGGAAGAAAAAGCTGCAAGATTAGCTTATTCTCTAACTAAAAACCATCCTTTTCTTGATGGAAATAAAAGAATTGGTGTTTTAATTATGTTAGTTTTTTTAGAAATTAATAAAATAGAATTAACATGTAATGATGATGAACTTACAGATTTGGGTCTAAAAATAGCAGCTTCTTTAAAAACTTATGAAGAGATTTTAGAATTTATAAATATTCATAAAAGAAATATCTAA